A stretch of the Glutamicibacter sp. JL.03c genome encodes the following:
- a CDS encoding YchJ family protein — MKNSGQTPCYCRELDSVKLAYQQCCQPFHDGRADRSALPETAEQLMRSRYSAFVLGLAPYLLATWHESTRPKELELDPQMRWMGLEIITTRSGGAEANRGVVEFAAHYLEGPGEAQQHEVSTFVRENGAWYYLDAL, encoded by the coding sequence GTGAAAAACTCTGGTCAAACACCGTGTTACTGCCGGGAACTGGACTCCGTGAAGCTGGCCTACCAGCAGTGCTGCCAGCCCTTTCATGACGGGCGCGCAGACCGCTCGGCGCTGCCGGAAACCGCAGAGCAGCTGATGCGTTCGCGCTACAGCGCCTTTGTGCTGGGCTTGGCACCCTACCTGCTGGCTACCTGGCATGAAAGCACCAGGCCCAAAGAGCTGGAACTGGACCCGCAGATGCGCTGGATGGGGCTGGAAATCATCACGACGCGCAGCGGTGGCGCGGAAGCGAATCGCGGGGTGGTGGAGTTCGCGGCGCATTACCTCGAAGGGCCGGGTGAAGCGCAGCAGCACGAGGTCAGCACCTTCGTGCGGGAAAACGGGGCCTGGTACTACCTGGACGCCCTCTAG
- a CDS encoding ankyrin repeat domain-containing protein: protein MALRTGLTTHRRGIALIALPLAAVIGACTGCAASSPQALEAPSSSPAASPTPKASATAAQKAPATQASTLPTPTVQSSAPVASSPVQSSTAATSDSPSSPPSATTSASTLSPLASGAASGASLKAVAPAAPALPAASRKLFAAIESGNLKDVKKSLKSDADLSVQDDAGRTPLMRAVILKNEQIAKALLDAGADPNAKDEYQESPFLRASANGLTGALNAFIKNGANVHELNRMGGSALTVASENGQVAAVRILLRTDIKIDHVNDLGWTALHETIVLGQGTNSSVNIAQMLITNGADPRLKDRTGADAFKMARDRQQTQMLNMLVQAANNR from the coding sequence ATGGCACTTCGAACCGGGCTCACCACGCACCGTCGTGGCATCGCGTTAATTGCGCTTCCGTTGGCCGCCGTCATCGGCGCCTGCACTGGTTGCGCGGCTTCCTCACCCCAAGCCCTTGAAGCTCCGAGCAGCAGCCCTGCGGCAAGCCCTACGCCCAAGGCTTCCGCTACTGCCGCTCAAAAAGCGCCTGCAACCCAAGCATCAACTCTTCCAACGCCTACGGTCCAGTCTTCGGCCCCCGTTGCCTCTTCCCCGGTCCAGAGCAGCACCGCGGCGACGAGCGACAGCCCCAGCAGCCCTCCGAGTGCTACGACGTCAGCGTCCACGCTCTCCCCGCTAGCCTCCGGGGCCGCCTCCGGCGCATCGCTGAAGGCCGTGGCTCCGGCTGCCCCGGCGCTGCCGGCGGCATCCCGCAAGCTCTTTGCCGCGATCGAATCAGGCAATCTCAAGGACGTCAAGAAGTCCCTGAAGTCCGACGCTGATCTCAGCGTCCAGGATGATGCCGGACGAACCCCGCTGATGCGCGCGGTGATCCTCAAGAATGAACAGATCGCCAAGGCGTTGCTGGATGCCGGAGCTGACCCCAACGCCAAAGATGAATACCAGGAGTCCCCGTTCCTGCGGGCCAGCGCCAACGGATTGACCGGGGCCTTGAATGCCTTTATCAAGAATGGTGCCAACGTCCACGAACTGAACCGCATGGGCGGCAGCGCGCTGACGGTAGCCAGCGAGAACGGGCAGGTTGCTGCCGTGCGCATCTTGTTGCGCACCGATATCAAAATCGACCACGTCAATGACCTGGGCTGGACCGCCCTGCATGAAACGATCGTCCTGGGCCAGGGCACCAACAGCTCGGTGAACATCGCGCAGATGCTCATCACCAACGGCGCGGACCCGCGGCTCAAGGACCGCACCGGCGCCGATGCCTTCAAGATGGCCCGCGACCGCCAGCAGACGCAAATGCTCAATATGCTGGTTCAAGCCGCGAACAACCGCTAA
- a CDS encoding methyltransferase domain-containing protein — protein MECLYFSASRCRSCTQMTVPYARQLQAKVEDCQHQLSGFGSLKFLPAQASNEQGFRNKAKMVISGTTGEPTIGILDADGHGVDLRNCGVIAPALRSLFPVIEHFIKELKLIPYNVPKRKGELKHVILTLSDTGAVMVRWVLRTKKHFVALRDSLPQFLEQLPRHSVVSVNFLPEHKAVLEGEEEIILTRRSTLEFGLNGVPMHLRPQGFFQTNTEIAAALYRQARQWIDDVNPESVWDLYSGVGGFALHCAGEDRTVYGIETSTEAVAAAKTSADSLGLADAHFVAQDATEFALNAGWAPDAVIVNPPRRGISAELSKWLNDSDIQHVIYSSCNATSLARDLERLGNYTPQLARVMDMFPQTDHYEVIVKLERNVA, from the coding sequence ATGGAATGCCTCTACTTTTCTGCCTCCCGCTGCCGTTCGTGCACGCAAATGACGGTTCCCTATGCCCGACAGCTGCAAGCAAAAGTTGAGGATTGCCAGCACCAGCTCTCCGGCTTTGGCTCGCTGAAATTCCTTCCGGCGCAAGCCAGCAACGAACAGGGCTTCCGCAATAAAGCCAAGATGGTGATCTCCGGGACCACCGGGGAGCCAACCATCGGCATCCTTGACGCCGACGGGCACGGGGTGGATCTGCGCAATTGCGGCGTCATCGCTCCCGCGCTGCGCTCGCTGTTCCCGGTGATCGAACACTTCATCAAAGAGCTGAAGCTCATTCCCTACAACGTGCCGAAGCGCAAGGGCGAACTCAAGCATGTGATCCTCACCCTGTCCGATACCGGAGCGGTGATGGTGCGCTGGGTGCTGCGCACCAAAAAGCATTTTGTCGCGCTGCGCGACTCGCTGCCGCAATTCCTTGAGCAGCTGCCCCGCCACAGCGTGGTCTCGGTGAATTTCCTGCCTGAGCACAAGGCGGTGCTGGAGGGCGAGGAAGAGATCATCCTGACTCGCCGCAGCACCTTGGAATTCGGGCTCAACGGCGTGCCGATGCACCTGCGCCCTCAGGGGTTCTTCCAGACCAATACGGAGATCGCCGCCGCGCTCTACCGCCAGGCGCGCCAATGGATTGACGATGTGAATCCGGAGAGCGTCTGGGATCTCTACAGCGGAGTGGGCGGCTTTGCCTTGCACTGCGCCGGAGAAGACCGCACTGTATACGGGATCGAAACGAGCACCGAAGCCGTGGCTGCCGCGAAGACCAGCGCCGATTCGCTGGGCCTGGCAGACGCGCACTTTGTTGCCCAGGACGCCACCGAATTCGCATTGAACGCAGGCTGGGCTCCGGATGCGGTGATCGTGAATCCACCGCGGCGCGGAATCTCCGCCGAGCTATCGAAGTGGCTGAATGATTCGGATATCCAGCACGTCATCTACTCCAGCTGCAACGCCACATCCCTGGCCCGCGATCTTGAACGCCTCGGGAACTACACCCCGCAGCTGGCCCGTGTCATGGATATGTTCCCGCAGACCGACCACTACGAGGTCATCGTGAAACTGGAGCGCAACGTCGCCTAG
- a CDS encoding TIGR01777 family oxidoreductase, with translation MMIERSSVLQASSPSVFQWFSRPGAIHRLLPPWLPVTVIEQAASLRDGTAVLGFPGALRWRARHQGSEFAQDRKFVDRLEPEGLRGLPFKAVRWRHEHLFEAGASGETTLRDRVESNLPKTQIRSMLDYRHRQLAADFAAHQRAAHAGLQPQVIAVTGSSGLVGTALCAFLSTGGHRVIKLVRHAPTAADERFWDPDHPAQGLLEGCDAVIHLAGASIFGRFTPEHRQAVLRSRVEPTRALAQLAAHSGVSTFVSASAIGIYGTSTGPDALDESAAEGTVPADFLAEVVQQWERAAGAGGAGLRTVCIRTGVVLSPRGGMLAVLRPLFTAGLGGKLGSGSQRFSWIGLDDLVDIYHRALWDAKLSGPVNAVAPYAVDNAEFTKVLAETLKRPAIIPVPAAAPKVLLGSEGARLLALADQWISPRKLLDAGHNFRNERIEAELAHSFGTAKV, from the coding sequence ATGATGATTGAACGCTCCAGTGTACTGCAGGCCAGTTCCCCGTCAGTCTTCCAATGGTTCTCCCGGCCGGGAGCCATCCACCGGCTGCTTCCGCCGTGGCTGCCGGTGACGGTGATTGAGCAGGCAGCTTCGCTTCGGGACGGAACTGCTGTGCTGGGATTCCCGGGCGCTTTGCGCTGGAGGGCCCGGCACCAGGGGTCCGAATTTGCCCAGGATCGCAAGTTTGTCGACCGCCTTGAACCCGAAGGGTTGCGTGGCCTGCCGTTCAAGGCGGTGCGATGGAGGCATGAGCATCTGTTCGAGGCCGGTGCCAGCGGCGAAACAACTCTCCGAGACCGCGTCGAATCGAACCTGCCCAAAACGCAGATTCGTTCGATGCTCGATTATCGGCACCGTCAGTTGGCCGCGGATTTCGCAGCGCATCAGCGCGCCGCGCACGCGGGCCTGCAGCCGCAAGTGATCGCGGTGACTGGTTCCAGCGGACTGGTGGGTACGGCGCTGTGCGCGTTCCTGTCCACCGGCGGTCACCGGGTGATCAAGTTGGTGCGCCACGCACCGACGGCCGCTGACGAGCGGTTCTGGGACCCGGATCATCCGGCGCAGGGATTGCTTGAAGGGTGCGACGCGGTGATCCATCTGGCGGGAGCCAGCATTTTCGGCCGCTTCACGCCGGAGCATCGCCAAGCGGTGCTCCGAAGCCGCGTGGAACCAACCCGGGCCTTGGCCCAGCTGGCAGCGCACTCGGGGGTTTCCACTTTTGTCAGCGCTTCGGCCATTGGAATTTACGGGACGTCTACTGGGCCCGATGCCCTGGACGAATCCGCGGCCGAGGGCACGGTTCCTGCAGATTTCCTGGCCGAGGTGGTCCAGCAATGGGAACGCGCCGCAGGAGCAGGGGGTGCGGGCCTGCGCACCGTGTGCATCAGAACGGGGGTGGTGCTCAGCCCGCGAGGAGGCATGCTCGCTGTGTTGCGGCCGCTGTTCACCGCTGGCCTGGGCGGAAAGCTGGGCAGCGGGAGCCAGCGGTTCTCGTGGATCGGGCTTGATGATTTGGTCGATATTTACCATCGCGCCCTGTGGGATGCGAAGCTATCGGGGCCGGTTAATGCCGTGGCCCCCTATGCGGTGGACAATGCTGAATTCACCAAGGTGCTGGCTGAGACGCTCAAGCGCCCGGCAATTATTCCAGTGCCGGCGGCGGCTCCGAAAGTCCTGCTCGGATCCGAGGGGGCGCGCTTGCTTGCGCTGGCGGACCAGTGGATTTCACCTCGCAAGCTGCTGGACGCAGGCCACAACTTCCGCAATGAGCGCATCGAGGCCGAGCTGGCCCACAGCTTTGGAACCGCCAAGGTCTAG
- a CDS encoding cation:proton antiporter, with protein sequence MDFFLLVIGLLFATILIVGIGERIKLPYPILMLIFATLAGFLPFMPEMHIEPELILPIFLPPLLFATAQRSSWSVFRFRWKALIRLAVVLIVVTAGTVAATALAFSPIVSIPLALALGAIVAPPDPVAVDAIATKVNMPRRLTSLLETEGLFNDAMAIVIFQLAVQATVNNSEVGLEIIPQFLIGAAGAVVLGLAMGWVIGALNRFVPNLAARCAATLVAPYAVYMIAEEAHVSGVIAVVVTALEMVRRDRPQDSAERLTRQAFWEVLELLATGLAFGLMGIEMNQVIQEEGSNLIGYIPGIAAICFVVIAVRALWMLGTYYLPNRRKAKIPARKDALVLTWCGMRGLATLALALALPHATADGTVIEERNFVVVAACSVLLCTLVVPGLTLPSLMRVLKLRNNEQDTKRARRALARRAEAVAMNALRKNVELQELPENYQQAVRRRMNSLHSILAKDPDPHDAISDEKYTQIRAVIAKADSIQAIALEAARDELLKARREPNVDPHLVDEIVVRLDRRTATLDR encoded by the coding sequence ATGGATTTTTTCCTGCTGGTCATCGGATTATTGTTCGCCACTATTCTGATCGTTGGCATCGGTGAACGCATTAAGTTGCCCTATCCCATCCTGATGCTCATTTTCGCGACGCTGGCGGGCTTCCTCCCGTTCATGCCCGAAATGCATATCGAGCCAGAATTGATCCTGCCGATCTTCCTGCCGCCGTTGCTCTTTGCCACCGCGCAGCGAAGCAGCTGGTCGGTCTTCCGATTCAGATGGAAGGCGCTGATCCGGCTTGCGGTAGTTCTCATCGTGGTGACCGCCGGCACGGTTGCCGCCACCGCGCTGGCCTTCTCGCCCATCGTTTCCATCCCCTTGGCACTGGCCCTTGGAGCCATCGTCGCGCCGCCTGACCCGGTGGCTGTTGATGCCATCGCCACCAAGGTGAACATGCCACGCCGCTTGACATCGCTGCTGGAAACCGAAGGCCTGTTCAACGACGCCATGGCCATCGTGATCTTCCAGCTGGCGGTCCAGGCGACCGTCAATAATTCCGAAGTCGGACTGGAGATCATCCCGCAGTTCCTGATCGGTGCCGCTGGCGCCGTGGTCCTGGGTTTGGCCATGGGTTGGGTTATCGGTGCCCTGAACCGCTTTGTTCCCAACCTCGCCGCCCGTTGCGCCGCCACGCTGGTGGCCCCCTACGCGGTCTACATGATCGCCGAGGAAGCCCATGTCTCCGGGGTGATTGCTGTCGTGGTCACCGCCCTGGAAATGGTGCGCCGGGATCGCCCCCAGGACTCCGCGGAGCGCCTGACCCGCCAGGCCTTCTGGGAGGTCCTGGAACTGCTGGCGACCGGGCTGGCTTTTGGCCTGATGGGGATCGAAATGAATCAGGTGATCCAGGAGGAAGGAAGCAACCTGATTGGCTACATCCCTGGCATCGCGGCGATCTGCTTCGTGGTCATCGCGGTACGTGCCCTGTGGATGCTGGGAACCTACTACCTGCCGAATCGCCGCAAGGCGAAGATTCCGGCCCGCAAGGACGCACTCGTGCTGACCTGGTGCGGCATGCGCGGATTGGCGACCTTGGCACTGGCCCTGGCGCTGCCGCATGCCACCGCCGACGGGACGGTGATCGAGGAACGCAATTTCGTGGTGGTGGCCGCCTGCTCGGTGCTGCTGTGCACCTTGGTGGTGCCGGGCCTGACCCTGCCGTCCTTGATGCGCGTGCTGAAACTGCGCAACAACGAGCAGGACACCAAGCGCGCTCGTCGCGCGCTGGCCCGCCGCGCCGAAGCGGTGGCCATGAACGCGTTGCGCAAGAATGTGGAGCTGCAGGAACTTCCGGAGAATTACCAGCAGGCAGTGCGCCGGCGCATGAATTCCCTGCATTCGATCCTGGCCAAGGATCCGGATCCGCACGATGCGATTTCCGATGAAAAATACACCCAGATCCGTGCGGTTATCGCCAAGGCCGATTCCATCCAGGCTATCGCCCTGGAAGCGGCCCGCGACGAGCTGCTCAAGGCTCGACGTGAACCGAATGTCGACCCGCATCTGGTCGATGAGATCGTTGTCCGGCTGGACCGGCGCACCGCGACCCTCGACCGCTAG
- a CDS encoding CitMHS family transporter, translating into MLVALGFLMVATFMALIMTKRMTPLLALILVPTIFGLFTGAGFGLGDMIMDAIKDMSGTAALLMFAIMYFGIMIDVGLFDRLVAGIQKLVGNDPAKVVLGTSLLTAVISLDGDGSTTFIVVTAALLPIYQRLGMSPVVLTCVAGLTNGTLNIVPWGGPTARAAAALHVDAADVFVPMLPSLGIALVVIGLFAWQLGVSERRRLQRERPELWGTEMGGGNITSPTGGTSPAGASPKGGNLAVLEAVARKGDGTEAATMDGTVLDPNRETLRPKTFYFNLVLTVAIMVLLVLDVLPLSYLFMVGTAIALVVNFPKVSDQVKMIAGHSSEIIAVVSMVLGAAVLTGVLSGTGMVDAMSQWLVAIIPDSLGPFMAVITGLISIPATFLMSNDAFYFGILPVLTEAGAHFGVPAVDMARASITGQPVHMQSPLVPAILLLVSLSRVDLGDHHKKVLWRALVVSLVMLASGVLLGAIHMG; encoded by the coding sequence ATGCTAGTTGCACTCGGATTCCTCATGGTCGCTACCTTTATGGCGCTGATCATGACCAAACGCATGACGCCACTTCTGGCATTGATTCTCGTCCCAACCATCTTCGGGCTGTTCACCGGCGCAGGCTTCGGACTGGGCGACATGATCATGGACGCCATCAAGGACATGTCCGGCACAGCAGCCCTGCTGATGTTCGCCATCATGTACTTCGGCATCATGATCGATGTCGGGCTCTTCGACCGCCTGGTTGCCGGAATCCAGAAACTGGTCGGCAACGACCCGGCGAAGGTCGTGCTGGGAACCTCGCTGCTCACCGCGGTCATCTCCCTGGATGGCGACGGCTCCACCACCTTCATCGTGGTCACCGCAGCCCTGCTGCCGATCTACCAGCGCCTGGGCATGAGCCCAGTGGTGCTGACCTGCGTGGCCGGCTTGACCAACGGCACGCTGAACATCGTTCCCTGGGGCGGTCCGACCGCTCGCGCCGCTGCGGCGCTGCACGTTGATGCCGCGGACGTCTTCGTTCCAATGCTCCCTTCGCTGGGCATCGCACTGGTCGTCATCGGCCTGTTCGCATGGCAGCTGGGTGTTTCCGAACGCCGCCGACTGCAGCGTGAGCGCCCGGAGCTGTGGGGCACCGAAATGGGCGGTGGCAACATCACCTCCCCCACCGGCGGCACCTCTCCAGCTGGCGCTTCGCCAAAGGGCGGCAACCTGGCCGTGCTGGAAGCTGTGGCTCGCAAGGGCGACGGCACCGAGGCCGCCACCATGGATGGCACCGTGCTGGATCCGAACCGCGAAACCCTGCGTCCAAAGACGTTCTACTTCAACCTGGTCCTCACCGTAGCCATCATGGTGCTGCTGGTTCTCGATGTTCTGCCGCTGTCCTACCTCTTCATGGTCGGTACCGCCATTGCCCTGGTCGTGAACTTCCCGAAGGTCTCCGACCAGGTGAAGATGATCGCAGGCCACTCCAGCGAAATCATCGCCGTGGTGTCCATGGTTCTCGGCGCGGCCGTGCTGACCGGCGTGCTCTCGGGCACCGGCATGGTTGATGCGATGAGCCAGTGGCTGGTCGCCATCATCCCTGACTCGCTTGGCCCGTTCATGGCAGTGATCACCGGCTTGATCTCCATCCCGGCCACCTTCCTGATGAGCAATGACGCCTTCTACTTCGGCATCCTCCCAGTGCTCACCGAGGCCGGCGCGCACTTCGGGGTGCCCGCCGTGGACATGGCCCGTGCTTCGATCACCGGCCAGCCGGTGCACATGCAGTCTCCGCTCGTTCCGGCCATCTTGCTGCTGGTCTCGCTCTCCCGTGTGGATCTGGGCGATCACCACAAGAAGGTGCTGTGGCGTGCTCTGGTGGTATCCCTGGTCATGCTGGCCTCGGGCGTACTGCTGGGCGCGATCCACATGGGATAG
- a CDS encoding 3-methyladenine DNA glycosylase encodes MPDTATVLDASQWMPLATDHEARARAFGDPFVERRMQGRRHPIEDFLFTYYTQKPGQLYRWHPGADIVLTGEAAQERTGWKFYRQVETVQGPGYELDVQAFAQARARAIEFARIILSRTAQRQGNFACFGLHEWAMAYKSEVNGIRHEYLPLRLGAGGTDAVVESERIRCTHFDAFRFYTPQAVDLNELHPTRETQPDMEQPACLHANMDLYKWAYKLSPAVPSDLVMECFELAWDIRTMDMRASPYDLGDWGHQPIRIETPAGKAEYVRLQKEFATRADELRLRLLAVANDLPCAE; translated from the coding sequence ATGCCCGATACCGCCACCGTTCTGGACGCCTCCCAGTGGATGCCGCTGGCCACAGACCATGAGGCCCGGGCGCGTGCCTTCGGGGATCCCTTCGTCGAACGGCGCATGCAGGGGCGCAGGCATCCGATTGAGGATTTCCTCTTCACCTATTACACGCAGAAACCGGGACAGCTGTATCGCTGGCACCCCGGGGCTGATATCGTGCTCACCGGAGAGGCCGCCCAGGAGCGGACCGGCTGGAAGTTCTACCGGCAAGTAGAAACCGTGCAGGGCCCGGGATACGAACTCGATGTCCAGGCCTTCGCCCAGGCCCGGGCACGCGCCATCGAGTTTGCGCGCATCATCCTTTCCAGAACGGCGCAGCGTCAGGGAAATTTCGCCTGCTTCGGACTGCACGAATGGGCCATGGCCTACAAATCCGAAGTCAACGGCATCCGCCATGAATATCTTCCCCTGCGGCTGGGGGCTGGAGGCACCGACGCCGTGGTGGAGTCGGAGAGAATCCGTTGCACCCACTTTGACGCCTTCCGCTTCTACACGCCGCAGGCCGTGGACCTCAATGAGCTGCACCCGACCCGCGAAACGCAACCGGATATGGAACAGCCTGCGTGCCTGCATGCCAACATGGACCTCTACAAATGGGCGTACAAGCTCTCACCCGCTGTTCCCAGCGACTTGGTGATGGAATGCTTCGAACTCGCTTGGGATATCCGAACGATGGACATGCGGGCCTCGCCCTATGATCTCGGCGACTGGGGACATCAGCCAATTCGCATTGAAACCCCTGCTGGCAAGGCTGAATATGTCCGCTTGCAGAAGGAATTTGCCACGCGCGCCGATGAACTTCGGCTTCGCCTGCTGGCTGTTGCCAACGACCTGCCGTGCGCTGAATAG
- a CDS encoding sensor histidine kinase has translation MFRSGPRSRHFASRIMRLQFLVIGILIVLVTAGTLYASYDRVYSRAEDTSLTIARSVAVLPEVIEEVTRYAAIEDLDEEEISNGKLQQLANAILEQEQAYFVVITEDRGLRLSHPNPAEIGQMVSTDPVALDGIEAVSREHGTLGESVRAKVPIRGASGQIIGEVSVGVTTQSLTGALLQSFSWIVLFALLAAGLATVAGRVTVRRLKRQTLGLEPTEIAQLVRDQQAVLYGVTEGVMGIGADRRITVRNKAARQLLGLPHRTELQDVVGRHFESAGLDQRLVKAIKEHDPAPVRLEANGNSLIARVNEVNRDGLDLGQVVLLHDVTTIEALGTKLDAVQDMADALRAQRHEFANRMHAVLGLIDLGKIEQAEAYLREVMETGPKIAQVPGLEAIQDAYLSAFISAKAVRAHEQGIELRVSSQSMLFGQIASAHDAQDATAVLGNLLDNAFTAALRGEGKPWVEIDLLSEATTLHLAVADSGPGITTSEDIFARDVSTGSHLGHEHGRGVGLPLIKRLAQARSGDVWIADPGTGGDGAVFAARLPAVLVEPTALENNEIEGAKP, from the coding sequence ATGTTCCGTTCCGGCCCGCGCTCGAGGCATTTCGCATCGCGCATCATGCGCTTGCAGTTCCTCGTCATCGGCATCTTGATCGTGCTGGTCACCGCAGGAACGCTCTATGCCAGCTACGACCGCGTCTATTCCCGGGCCGAAGACACCTCGCTGACCATCGCCCGATCCGTCGCCGTGCTCCCGGAAGTCATCGAGGAAGTCACGCGCTACGCGGCCATCGAAGACCTCGATGAAGAAGAGATCTCCAACGGAAAGCTCCAGCAGCTGGCCAACGCCATTCTGGAACAAGAACAGGCGTACTTCGTGGTGATCACCGAAGACCGGGGGCTGCGGCTGAGCCACCCGAACCCCGCCGAAATCGGCCAGATGGTGTCCACTGATCCGGTAGCCCTGGATGGCATCGAGGCTGTCTCCCGGGAACATGGCACCCTGGGCGAATCGGTCCGCGCGAAGGTCCCGATCCGTGGCGCATCCGGGCAGATCATCGGCGAAGTGTCGGTGGGCGTGACCACCCAATCGCTGACCGGGGCGCTGCTGCAATCGTTCAGCTGGATCGTGCTCTTCGCGCTCTTGGCTGCCGGGCTGGCCACGGTGGCCGGGCGCGTGACCGTGCGCCGGCTCAAGCGCCAGACCCTCGGACTTGAGCCCACCGAAATCGCGCAGCTGGTGCGCGACCAGCAAGCCGTGCTCTATGGCGTCACCGAAGGGGTGATGGGCATTGGCGCGGACCGGCGGATCACCGTGCGGAACAAGGCTGCCCGGCAACTGCTGGGCCTGCCGCACCGCACCGAGCTGCAGGACGTCGTTGGCCGGCATTTTGAATCCGCGGGACTCGACCAGCGACTGGTCAAGGCCATCAAGGAACACGATCCGGCCCCGGTGCGCTTGGAAGCGAACGGGAATTCGCTGATTGCGCGAGTGAATGAAGTGAACCGCGACGGGCTTGATCTGGGGCAGGTGGTCCTGCTCCACGACGTCACCACCATCGAGGCGCTGGGCACCAAGCTGGATGCCGTCCAGGATATGGCAGATGCCCTGCGTGCCCAGCGCCACGAGTTCGCCAACCGCATGCACGCGGTCCTTGGCCTGATAGACCTGGGCAAGATCGAGCAGGCCGAAGCCTATTTGCGCGAGGTCATGGAAACCGGGCCGAAGATTGCGCAGGTGCCCGGGCTGGAAGCGATCCAGGACGCCTACCTTTCAGCGTTCATCTCGGCCAAGGCGGTCCGTGCCCATGAGCAGGGCATCGAATTGCGGGTATCGAGCCAGTCGATGCTCTTCGGGCAGATCGCCTCGGCCCACGATGCCCAGGACGCCACCGCGGTGCTCGGCAATCTCCTGGACAACGCCTTTACCGCCGCACTGAGGGGCGAGGGCAAACCCTGGGTGGAAATAGACTTGCTCTCCGAAGCGACCACCCTGCACCTGGCGGTGGCGGATTCCGGCCCAGGGATCACCACCAGCGAAGACATTTTCGCGCGGGATGTCAGCACCGGGTCCCATCTGGGCCATGAGCACGGCCGGGGAGTGGGATTGCCGCTGATCAAGCGGCTGGCGCAGGCACGCAGCGGAGATGTCTGGATTGCCGATCCGGGCACCGGCGGCGATGGCGCAGTTTTTGCCGCCCGGCTGCCAGCGGTGCTGGTTGAACCAACTGCACTCGAGAACAACGAGATCGAAGGAGCAAAGCCGTGA
- a CDS encoding response regulator, translated as MSETATGNYQVMIVDDDFRVGALHAEMVNSIPGFQALEPVQDPRMVPKLVSTLKPDLLLLDLYLPHVSGIELLRELDVDAIMISAATEPKNIAKAIRHGALAFIIKPFDAKTLSAKLKGWARYRRQLTGMTEFNQQGVDRLFRALQGGEEAAPAVGAAPTEQAVLSCVKEAAEPMSVAEVAEAVGVARATAQRYLAALVANESLELQLGYGTRGRPEHRYVAR; from the coding sequence GTGAGCGAGACCGCTACCGGAAACTACCAGGTCATGATCGTCGACGATGACTTCCGTGTTGGCGCCCTCCATGCAGAGATGGTCAATTCCATTCCGGGGTTCCAGGCTTTGGAACCTGTCCAGGATCCCCGCATGGTGCCCAAGCTCGTGAGCACGCTCAAGCCCGACTTGCTGCTCCTGGACCTGTATTTGCCGCACGTCAGCGGCATTGAGCTGCTGCGTGAATTGGATGTGGATGCCATCATGATCTCGGCGGCCACCGAGCCGAAGAATATCGCCAAGGCCATCCGTCACGGGGCGCTGGCTTTTATCATCAAGCCTTTTGACGCCAAGACGCTTAGCGCAAAGCTCAAGGGCTGGGCGCGGTATCGGCGGCAGCTGACCGGGATGACGGAGTTCAACCAGCAGGGAGTCGATCGGCTCTTCCGGGCGCTGCAAGGTGGCGAGGAAGCGGCTCCGGCGGTCGGTGCCGCTCCTACCGAGCAGGCAGTGCTCAGCTGTGTCAAGGAAGCTGCGGAACCGATGAGCGTGGCCGAGGTGGCAGAAGCCGTGGGCGTCGCCCGGGCCACGGCCCAGCGTTATCTGGCGGCGCTGGTGGCCAACGAATCATTGGAACTCCAGCTGGGCTATGGCACCCGGGGACGCCCGGAGCACCGTTACGTCGCACGCTAG
- a CDS encoding phosphotransferase has product MLSFQQYPEGQLQLTAALPGFSAVSDQGKNDPERSAHTVGQGERQLQDLLSAGSGPFSWDLFSRIASLPIGQQSALLADAPPIDAVVCHGDACLPNTQLDANGGFFAHVDLGKLGVADRWADLAIAAWSTKWNYGSGYEHRIYAGYGIDPDEEKSSSIGASGMPPARGF; this is encoded by the coding sequence GTGCTGTCCTTCCAGCAGTATCCTGAAGGCCAGCTGCAGCTCACCGCGGCTTTGCCGGGATTCAGCGCTGTGAGCGATCAGGGCAAGAACGACCCGGAGCGTTCAGCCCATACCGTCGGCCAGGGAGAGAGGCAGCTGCAAGATTTGCTGTCGGCAGGCTCAGGCCCGTTCAGCTGGGACCTTTTCTCCCGCATCGCTTCCCTTCCCATCGGCCAGCAATCCGCTTTGCTCGCCGATGCTCCGCCGATTGATGCTGTGGTGTGCCACGGCGATGCTTGCCTGCCCAATACGCAACTGGATGCGAACGGCGGCTTCTTCGCCCATGTCGATCTGGGTAAATTGGGTGTTGCAGACCGGTGGGCTGATCTTGCCATCGCCGCCTGGAGCACCAAGTGGAACTACGGTTCCGGCTACGAGCATCGCATATATGCCGGTTACGGAATAGATCCTGACGAGGAAAAATCATCTTCTATCGGCGCATCGGGGATGCCACCTGCCAGGGGTTTCTAG